One genomic segment of Thermotoga sp. includes these proteins:
- a CDS encoding Asp23/Gls24 family envelope stress response protein, protein MKIMLEYGELEITVDALKKIVYLATVESYGTVGIGESRSFFERIFGGDKGIKIEELEDSSLNVDVYIEVEYGVNIKEVAKNIADNVAHKLKTLAGCENLNITVHVVGIK, encoded by the coding sequence ATGAAAATTATGCTCGAATACGGAGAACTCGAGATAACGGTGGATGCATTGAAGAAGATCGTGTACCTGGCAACAGTTGAAAGCTACGGAACAGTTGGAATCGGAGAATCGCGCTCTTTCTTTGAAAGGATCTTTGGAGGAGACAAGGGTATCAAAATCGAAGAACTCGAAGATTCCTCTTTGAACGTCGACGTGTACATAGAAGTCGAATACGGAGTGAACATCAAAGAAGTTGCCAAGAACATCGCCGACAACGTAGCCCACAAACTCAAGACACTGGCTGGCTGTGAGAACTTGAACATAACTGTTCATGTAGTAGGTATCAAATGA